One Neodiprion pinetum isolate iyNeoPine1 chromosome 1, iyNeoPine1.2, whole genome shotgun sequence genomic window carries:
- the LOC124211803 gene encoding myosin-IIIb isoform X5: protein MLHDLNEMTGGGTNMAYHGLSQHLNFDSLPDPDERFSLQELIGEGTYGEVYSARDKTTDSLVAVKILENVADNIEEIEEEYLVLRDLSLHPNIPLFHGIFLKKAPAQEEDQLWFVMELCTGGSVTDLVQGLKKRGKRLTDDQIAYIIRETVEALIYLHSNHCMHRDVKGHNILLTEEARVKLVDFGVSSHLAATMARRNTSVGTPYWMAPEVIACEQQLDSSYDSRCDIWSVGITAIELADGDPPLSELHPMRALFQIPRNPPPSLKNPDLFSPELTDFISECLVKDLEHRPFASELAEHPLLVNVAAVLDQVREELREEISRQRSNGRVHRQPEVTTKHGKLKTDRKTKPEKMYVDDLAALDLLSEDAIVEQLQNRYEHAQIYTYIGDILVAVNPFANLGLYTGIEQRRYKGQARSDNPPHIFAVADAAYQALLHQRRNQAIVISGESGAGKTESANLLLKQLVYLSKAPNRNLEERILQINPIMEAFGNATTGINANSSRFGKYLDLTMTKGGKVTGARIAVYLLEQSRVVAQAEGERNFHIFYYMYDGLDADNRLKEFHLDSGLRQRHKYLADHSHTSQTHIDKFQQLKAGFKVLGFRDEEVDTVYGVLAAILHLGDIEFAEVASEDNTDNKSRVIDMAPLHRVSRLLGVEAIDLLEALTSNSVVTRGETITRNNTVTEASAARDAMAKGLYGRLFDWMVNQINCLLNFDRANYEPLAIGLLDIFGFENFPRNSFEQLCINIANEQIQYYFNQHIFTWEQQEYMAEGIPVDLVEFSDNRPVLDMLLSRPIGLLALLDEESRFPRATDRSLVEKFHNNVKSKFYVRPKSDAICFAIHHFAGRVVYQADGFLEKNRNFLPPEVIQLIRQSQFDMVRFLFQCPITRTGNLYSALYDTGSRKISQSHQSTKDRYSSRGLASQSRAQQTVATYFRFSLMDLLQKMVSGSPQFVRCIKPNDSKSPRLFDKEKVIKQLRYTGVLETIRIRQNGFSHRIPFNDFLKRYCFLAFGYDERVVANRDNCRLLLVRLKMDGWALGKTKVFLKYYHVEFLSKMYEEQLKKIIMVQACVRRWLAKIRYRKQKWQFAVSIVTLQRHIRGWLTRKHLEEQLIKQRAEEEALALEKARENEQKTGMNWFKAKLLRGFTQEQIDVAAVNELNKGKENLNEDTAAVIIQSHFRGFTIRRRFGYELEERFKRILNNYDNKQDGLQALLREGLRNEDAAFIVQRWFRKEEIVKKKKSVHPPRDPVHSKLRQTDLIAFSQNVHMKNQDVHKNLRRNKPGIRLNDVEEPPPDYVRPEGFDMVHKMLEYRNGNPPDAEATAKYYKDLKEEMSSTKTNGVYNHNMRPSPTNWNQQKSTHNVPIIIPRVNDPHGLRNNGVQSSTQLANQRHLEAINYAARLNNPAHMPQANGVPNGPRNGMENGLKHRPVIGHNIMNGNNAYHKAAIPAPREKYPYQASPELRYLLRPTVERSRSQEGPRTNDYTNEDMNGPYNFRQLLRPAEYLPTESLRKRKGGFSVNGIPIPKQAPPEKHVKRRAPLAPNNQRTANVK from the exons TTGTCGCGGTAAAGATCTTGGAAAATGTTGCCGACAACATCGAGGAAATCGAGGAGGAATACTTAGTCCTCAGGGACCTGAGCCTCCACCCAAACATACCCCTCTTCCATGGAATATTCCTGAAAAAGGCCCCTGCTCAGGAGGAAGACCAGTTATGGTTCGTCATGGAG CTATGCACCGGTGGATCAGTCACGGATTTAGTCCAGGGACTGAAGAAGCGCGGTAAGCGTCTCACCGACGACCAGATTGCCTACATCATCAGAGAAACCGTCGAGGCCCTCATCTATCTTCACAGTAACCACTGCATGCACCGTGACGTCAAGGGTCACAACATCCTCCTCACTGAAGAGGCGCGAGTTAAACTCGTTGACTTTGGGGTCTCCTCGCATCTGGCAGCTACTATGGCCAGGCGAAACACTTCCGTTGGAACTCCCTACTGGATGGCTCCTGAG GTGATAGCATGTGAGCAGCAGCTAGATTCCTCTTACGATTCGCGCTGTGATATTTGGTCAGTTGGAATAACTGCGATAGAGTTGGCGGACGGTGACCCACCACTGTCAGAACTTCATCCGATGCGGGCTCTCTTTCAAATACCACGAAATCCTCCGCCATCGTTGAAGAATCCAGATCTTTTTTCCCCGGAGTTGACAGACTTCATTTCCGAATGTCTAGTTAAGGACCTGGAACACCGTCCCTTCGCAAGTGAACTTGCTGAACACCCACTCCTGGTGAATGTTGCCGCGGTACTTGACCAGGTTCGCGAAGAGCTCCGTGAGGAAATTTCACGACAACGATCCAACGGCCGCGTTCATAGGCAACCCGAAGTTACGACCAAGCACGGAAAGCTGAAGACTGACCGCAAGACCAAACCGGAAAAAATGTACGTCGATGACCTCGCTGCTCTGGATCTTCTCTCCGAAGATGCCATTGTTGAACAACTCCAAAACCGCTACGAGCACGCCCAGATATACACCTACATCGGCGACATTCTGGTGGCAGTGAACCCCTTCGCCAATCTTGGGCTGTACACAGGAATT GAACAACGCCGGTATAAAGGTCAGGCCAGATCGGATAATCCACCGCATATATTCGCGGTGGCGGATGCTGCCTATCAGGCTTTGTTGCATCAGCGTCGAAATCAGGCAATTGTTATCAGCGGAGAGTCCGGCGCAGGTAAAACTGAAAGTGCCAATCTGCTACTCAAGCAGCTGGTTTACCTGAGCAAAGCACCGAATCGCAACCTGGAGGAGAGAATCCTACAGATCAACCCGATCATGGAAGCCTTCGGTAACGCAACCACGGGAATCAACGCAAACTCCTCAAGGTTCGGCAAGTACCTAGATCTCACGATGACAAAAGGTGGCAAGGTTACTGGTGCCAGGATTGCTGTCTACTTACTGGAGCAATCCAGAGTCGTAGCTCAGGCTGA gGGAGAGCGAAACTTCCATATCTTTTATTACATGTACGATGGCCTTGACGCTGACAATCGTTTGAAGGAGTTCCACTTGGACTCAGGCTTGCGACAACGGCACAAATACCTTGCCGACCACAGCCACACCTCGCAGACTCACATAGACAAGTTTCAGCAGTTGAAGGCTGGATTCAAGGTACTCGGTTTTAGGGATGAAGAAGTGGACACTGTCTACGGCGTCTTAGCGGCGATCTTACATCTCGGTGATATCGAATTTGCTGAAGTGGCCAGCGAAGATAACACCGATAATAAAAGCAGAGTTATCGATATGGCTCCGCTTCACAGAG TGTCGAGACTGCTGGGTGTAGAGGCGATTGATCTTCTCGAAGCATTGACCTCAAACTCTGTAGTGACTCGAGGTGAGACCATTACGCGAAATAATACCGTGACTGAGGCGAGTGCGGCACGGGATGCAATGGCCAAAGGGCTTTACGGTCGCCTCTTCGACTGGATGGTGAACCAGATCAACTGCCTGTTGAACTTCGACCGTGCTAACTACGAACCTTTGGCAATCGGTCTTCTTGATATTTTtggtttcgaaaatttccccAGGAACTCTTTCGAACAACTGTGCATCAACATTGCCAACGAGCAGATCCAGTACTATTTTAACCAGCATATATTCACTTGGGAACAACAAGAATACATGGCTGAGGGCATTCCCGTTGATCTTGTTGAATTCTCAGACAACCGTCCCGTCCTTGACATGCTTCTCAGCCGACCGATTGGCCTGCTCGCTCTTCTCGACGAGGAAAGTAGATTCCCAAGGGCAACTGACAGGTCTCTCGTTG AAAAGTTCCACAACAATGTCAAGTCAAAATTCTACGTGCGACCAAAATCTGACGCCATTTGTTTCGCCATTCACCACTTTGCTGGCCGTGTTGTTTATCAGGCGGACGGATTCTTAGAGAAGAATAGAAACTTTTTGCCACCTGAGGTCATCCAGTTGATACGACAGTCTCAGTTCGATATGGTGCGGTTTCTGTTTCAATGTCCAATCACAAGGACCGGAAACTTGTACTCAGCTCTGTACGACACAGGTTCCCGCAAGATTTCACAGTCTCACCAAAGTACGAAG GATCGGTACAGTAGTCGCGGACTTGCCTCGCAATCCAGAGCACAACAGACGGTTGCGACCTACTTCCGTTTCTCCCTCATGGATCTCCTCCAAAAGATGGTATCCGGCTCGCCACAATTCGTTCGTTGCATAAAACCAAACGACTCAAAGAGTCCTCGACTTTTTGATAAGGAGAAGGTAATCAAGCAGCTCAGATACACCGGTGTTCTGGAGACCATAAGAATTCGTCAAAATGGTTTCTCCCACAGGATCCCTTTCAACGACTTTCTCAAAAG GTATTGCTTCTTGGCATTTGGATACGATGAGAGAGTGGTTGCAAATCGTGACAATTGTCGGCTGCTTTTGGTCCGTTTGAAAATGGACGGCTGGGCTCTGGGTAAGACGAAGGTATTCCTCAAGTACTATCACGTCGAGTTCCTTTCAAAGATGTACGAGGAGCAGCTGAAGAAAATCATCATGGTACAAGCATGCGTACGCCGATGGTTGGCGAAGATTAGATACAGAAAACAAAAGTGGCAGTTCGCTGTCTCCATCGTTACTCTACAGAGGCACATTCGGGGCTGGCTTACCAGGAAGCATTTGGAAGAACAACTTATCAAACAGAGGGCTGAGGAGGAGGCACTGGCTCTGGAAAAAGCAAGAG AAAATGAACAGAAGACTGGTATGAACTGGTTCAAGGCTAAGCTCCTCCGTGGTTTCACACAGGAGCAAATCGATGTTGCTGCAGTGAACGAGCTCAACAAAGGAAAGGAGAATCTTAACGAGGACACGGCTGCTGTGATTATTCAGAGTC ATTTCCGAGGATTTACTATCCGAAGACGGTTCGGTTATGAACTGGAGGAAAGATTCAAGAGAATTTTAAACAACTACGATAACAAACAAGATGGTCTTCAAGCACTTCTTCGCGAGGGTTTGAGAAACGAAGACGCTGCTTTTATCGTTCAACGATGGTTCAGGAAGGAGGAAATTgttaagaagaagaaatccGTTCATCCTCCACGGGATCCGGTGCATTCGAAACTAAGACAAACCGATCTCATCGCCTTTTCGCAGAAC GTTCACATGAAAAATCAAGATGTCCATAAGAACCTTCGTCGAAACAAACCAGGCATCCGCCTGAACGATGTTGAGGAACCACCACCTGACTACGTGCGCCCCGAGGGCTTCGACATGGTTCACAAGATGTTGGAATACCGCAACGGAAACCCACCCGATGCTGAAGCTACTGCAAAATACTACAAAGATCTGAAGGAAGAAATGAGCAG TACAAAGACTAACGGCGTATATAACCACAACATGCGCCCCTCtccgaccaattggaaccAGCAGAAGTCTACCCATAATGTGCCAATCATCATTCCGCGTGTCAACGATCCACATGGCCTACGGAACAACGGAGTCCAGAGTAGCACCCAGCTCGCTAACCAGCGTCACCTAGAAGCGATAAACTATGCGGCAAGGTTGAACAACCCTGCCCACATGCCTCAGGCAAATGGAGTGCCGAATGGGCCTCGAAACGGAATGGAAAACGGCCTGAAACACAGGCCAGTCATCGGGCACAACATCATGAACGGAAACAACGCCTACCACAAGGCGGCCATTCCCGCGCCGCGCGAAAAATACCCTTACCAAGCCTCCCCAGAGCTAAGGTACCTCCTCAGACCCACCGTCGAAAGATCACGCAGTCAAGAAGGACCAAGGACGAATGATTACACGAACGAGGACATGAATGGACCTTACAATTTCCGACAGCTGCTGCGTCCTGCCGAGTACCTACCGACTGAATCCCTCAGGAAACGAAAGGGCGGATTTTCGGTGAACGGTATTCCAATACCGAAACAAGCTCCTCCGGAAAAACACGTGAAGCGGAGAGCTCCCCTCGCCCCTAATAATCAACGGACTGCGAATGTCAAGTGA
- the LOC124211803 gene encoding myosin-IIIb isoform X1 — protein MLHDLNEMTGGGTNMAYHGLSQHLNFDSLPDPDERFSLQELIGEGTYGEVYSARDKTTDSLVAVKILENVADNIEEIEEEYLVLRDLSLHPNIPLFHGIFLKKAPAQEEDQLWFVMELCTGGSVTDLVQGLKKRGKRLTDDQIAYIIRETVEALIYLHSNHCMHRDVKGHNILLTEEARVKLVDFGVSSHLAATMARRNTSVGTPYWMAPEVIACEQQLDSSYDSRCDIWSVGITAIELADGDPPLSELHPMRALFQIPRNPPPSLKNPDLFSPELTDFISECLVKDLEHRPFASELAEHPLLVNVAAVLDQVREELREEISRQRSNGRVHRQPEVTTKHGKLKTDRKTKPEKMYVDDLAALDLLSEDAIVEQLQNRYEHAQIYTYIGDILVAVNPFANLGLYTGIEQRRYKGQARSDNPPHIFAVADAAYQALLHQRRNQAIVISGESGAGKTESANLLLKQLVYLSKAPNRNLEERILQINPIMEAFGNATTGINANSSRFGKYLDLTMTKGGKVTGARIAVYLLEQSRVVAQAEGERNFHIFYYMYDGLDADNRLKEFHLDSGLRQRHKYLADHSHTSQTHIDKFQQLKAGFKVLGFRDEEVDTVYGVLAAILHLGDIEFAEVASEDNTDNKSRVIDMAPLHRVSRLLGVEAIDLLEALTSNSVVTRGETITRNNTVTEASAARDAMAKGLYGRLFDWMVNQINCLLNFDRANYEPLAIGLLDIFGFENFPRNSFEQLCINIANEQIQYYFNQHIFTWEQQEYMAEGIPVDLVEFSDNRPVLDMLLSRPIGLLALLDEESRFPRATDRSLVEKFHNNVKSKFYVRPKSDAICFAIHHFAGRVVYQADGFLEKNRNFLPPEVIQLIRQSQFDMVRFLFQCPITRTGNLYSALYDTGSRKISQSHQSTKDLPAVPQPLKLFQDRYSSRGLASQSRAQQTVATYFRFSLMDLLQKMVSGSPQFVRCIKPNDSKSPRLFDKEKVIKQLRYTGVLETIRIRQNGFSHRIPFNDFLKRYCFLAFGYDERVVANRDNCRLLLVRLKMDGWALGKTKVFLKYYHVEFLSKMYEEQLKKIIMVQACVRRWLAKIRYRKQKWQFAVSIVTLQRHIRGWLTRKHLEEQLIKQRAEEEALALEKARENEQKTGMNWFKAKLLRGFTQEQIDVAAVNELNKGKENLNEDTAAVIIQSHFRGFTIRRRFGYELEERFKRILNNYDNKQDGLQALLREGLRNEDAAFIVQRWFRKEEIVKKKKSVHPPRDPVHSKLRQTDLIAFSQNVHMKNQDVHKNLRRNKPGIRLNDVEEPPPDYVRPEGFDMVHKMLEYRNGNPPDAEATAKYYKDLKEEMSSTKTNGVYNHNMRPSPTNWNQQKSTHNVPIIIPRVNDPHGLRNNGVQSSTQLANQRHLEAINYAARLNNPAHMPQANGVPNGPRNGMENGLKHRPVIGHNIMNGNNAYHKAAIPAPREKYPYQASPELRYLLRPTVERSRSQEGPRTNDYTNEDMNGPYNFRQLLRPAEYLPTESLRKRKGGFSVNGIPIPKQAPPEKHVKRRAPLAPNNQRTANVK, from the exons TTGTCGCGGTAAAGATCTTGGAAAATGTTGCCGACAACATCGAGGAAATCGAGGAGGAATACTTAGTCCTCAGGGACCTGAGCCTCCACCCAAACATACCCCTCTTCCATGGAATATTCCTGAAAAAGGCCCCTGCTCAGGAGGAAGACCAGTTATGGTTCGTCATGGAG CTATGCACCGGTGGATCAGTCACGGATTTAGTCCAGGGACTGAAGAAGCGCGGTAAGCGTCTCACCGACGACCAGATTGCCTACATCATCAGAGAAACCGTCGAGGCCCTCATCTATCTTCACAGTAACCACTGCATGCACCGTGACGTCAAGGGTCACAACATCCTCCTCACTGAAGAGGCGCGAGTTAAACTCGTTGACTTTGGGGTCTCCTCGCATCTGGCAGCTACTATGGCCAGGCGAAACACTTCCGTTGGAACTCCCTACTGGATGGCTCCTGAG GTGATAGCATGTGAGCAGCAGCTAGATTCCTCTTACGATTCGCGCTGTGATATTTGGTCAGTTGGAATAACTGCGATAGAGTTGGCGGACGGTGACCCACCACTGTCAGAACTTCATCCGATGCGGGCTCTCTTTCAAATACCACGAAATCCTCCGCCATCGTTGAAGAATCCAGATCTTTTTTCCCCGGAGTTGACAGACTTCATTTCCGAATGTCTAGTTAAGGACCTGGAACACCGTCCCTTCGCAAGTGAACTTGCTGAACACCCACTCCTGGTGAATGTTGCCGCGGTACTTGACCAGGTTCGCGAAGAGCTCCGTGAGGAAATTTCACGACAACGATCCAACGGCCGCGTTCATAGGCAACCCGAAGTTACGACCAAGCACGGAAAGCTGAAGACTGACCGCAAGACCAAACCGGAAAAAATGTACGTCGATGACCTCGCTGCTCTGGATCTTCTCTCCGAAGATGCCATTGTTGAACAACTCCAAAACCGCTACGAGCACGCCCAGATATACACCTACATCGGCGACATTCTGGTGGCAGTGAACCCCTTCGCCAATCTTGGGCTGTACACAGGAATT GAACAACGCCGGTATAAAGGTCAGGCCAGATCGGATAATCCACCGCATATATTCGCGGTGGCGGATGCTGCCTATCAGGCTTTGTTGCATCAGCGTCGAAATCAGGCAATTGTTATCAGCGGAGAGTCCGGCGCAGGTAAAACTGAAAGTGCCAATCTGCTACTCAAGCAGCTGGTTTACCTGAGCAAAGCACCGAATCGCAACCTGGAGGAGAGAATCCTACAGATCAACCCGATCATGGAAGCCTTCGGTAACGCAACCACGGGAATCAACGCAAACTCCTCAAGGTTCGGCAAGTACCTAGATCTCACGATGACAAAAGGTGGCAAGGTTACTGGTGCCAGGATTGCTGTCTACTTACTGGAGCAATCCAGAGTCGTAGCTCAGGCTGA gGGAGAGCGAAACTTCCATATCTTTTATTACATGTACGATGGCCTTGACGCTGACAATCGTTTGAAGGAGTTCCACTTGGACTCAGGCTTGCGACAACGGCACAAATACCTTGCCGACCACAGCCACACCTCGCAGACTCACATAGACAAGTTTCAGCAGTTGAAGGCTGGATTCAAGGTACTCGGTTTTAGGGATGAAGAAGTGGACACTGTCTACGGCGTCTTAGCGGCGATCTTACATCTCGGTGATATCGAATTTGCTGAAGTGGCCAGCGAAGATAACACCGATAATAAAAGCAGAGTTATCGATATGGCTCCGCTTCACAGAG TGTCGAGACTGCTGGGTGTAGAGGCGATTGATCTTCTCGAAGCATTGACCTCAAACTCTGTAGTGACTCGAGGTGAGACCATTACGCGAAATAATACCGTGACTGAGGCGAGTGCGGCACGGGATGCAATGGCCAAAGGGCTTTACGGTCGCCTCTTCGACTGGATGGTGAACCAGATCAACTGCCTGTTGAACTTCGACCGTGCTAACTACGAACCTTTGGCAATCGGTCTTCTTGATATTTTtggtttcgaaaatttccccAGGAACTCTTTCGAACAACTGTGCATCAACATTGCCAACGAGCAGATCCAGTACTATTTTAACCAGCATATATTCACTTGGGAACAACAAGAATACATGGCTGAGGGCATTCCCGTTGATCTTGTTGAATTCTCAGACAACCGTCCCGTCCTTGACATGCTTCTCAGCCGACCGATTGGCCTGCTCGCTCTTCTCGACGAGGAAAGTAGATTCCCAAGGGCAACTGACAGGTCTCTCGTTG AAAAGTTCCACAACAATGTCAAGTCAAAATTCTACGTGCGACCAAAATCTGACGCCATTTGTTTCGCCATTCACCACTTTGCTGGCCGTGTTGTTTATCAGGCGGACGGATTCTTAGAGAAGAATAGAAACTTTTTGCCACCTGAGGTCATCCAGTTGATACGACAGTCTCAGTTCGATATGGTGCGGTTTCTGTTTCAATGTCCAATCACAAGGACCGGAAACTTGTACTCAGCTCTGTACGACACAGGTTCCCGCAAGATTTCACAGTCTCACCAAAGTACGAAG GATCTTCCGGCGGTTCCACAACCTTTAAAACTATTTCAGGATCGGTACAGTAGTCGCGGACTTGCCTCGCAATCCAGAGCACAACAGACGGTTGCGACCTACTTCCGTTTCTCCCTCATGGATCTCCTCCAAAAGATGGTATCCGGCTCGCCACAATTCGTTCGTTGCATAAAACCAAACGACTCAAAGAGTCCTCGACTTTTTGATAAGGAGAAGGTAATCAAGCAGCTCAGATACACCGGTGTTCTGGAGACCATAAGAATTCGTCAAAATGGTTTCTCCCACAGGATCCCTTTCAACGACTTTCTCAAAAG GTATTGCTTCTTGGCATTTGGATACGATGAGAGAGTGGTTGCAAATCGTGACAATTGTCGGCTGCTTTTGGTCCGTTTGAAAATGGACGGCTGGGCTCTGGGTAAGACGAAGGTATTCCTCAAGTACTATCACGTCGAGTTCCTTTCAAAGATGTACGAGGAGCAGCTGAAGAAAATCATCATGGTACAAGCATGCGTACGCCGATGGTTGGCGAAGATTAGATACAGAAAACAAAAGTGGCAGTTCGCTGTCTCCATCGTTACTCTACAGAGGCACATTCGGGGCTGGCTTACCAGGAAGCATTTGGAAGAACAACTTATCAAACAGAGGGCTGAGGAGGAGGCACTGGCTCTGGAAAAAGCAAGAG AAAATGAACAGAAGACTGGTATGAACTGGTTCAAGGCTAAGCTCCTCCGTGGTTTCACACAGGAGCAAATCGATGTTGCTGCAGTGAACGAGCTCAACAAAGGAAAGGAGAATCTTAACGAGGACACGGCTGCTGTGATTATTCAGAGTC ATTTCCGAGGATTTACTATCCGAAGACGGTTCGGTTATGAACTGGAGGAAAGATTCAAGAGAATTTTAAACAACTACGATAACAAACAAGATGGTCTTCAAGCACTTCTTCGCGAGGGTTTGAGAAACGAAGACGCTGCTTTTATCGTTCAACGATGGTTCAGGAAGGAGGAAATTgttaagaagaagaaatccGTTCATCCTCCACGGGATCCGGTGCATTCGAAACTAAGACAAACCGATCTCATCGCCTTTTCGCAGAAC GTTCACATGAAAAATCAAGATGTCCATAAGAACCTTCGTCGAAACAAACCAGGCATCCGCCTGAACGATGTTGAGGAACCACCACCTGACTACGTGCGCCCCGAGGGCTTCGACATGGTTCACAAGATGTTGGAATACCGCAACGGAAACCCACCCGATGCTGAAGCTACTGCAAAATACTACAAAGATCTGAAGGAAGAAATGAGCAG TACAAAGACTAACGGCGTATATAACCACAACATGCGCCCCTCtccgaccaattggaaccAGCAGAAGTCTACCCATAATGTGCCAATCATCATTCCGCGTGTCAACGATCCACATGGCCTACGGAACAACGGAGTCCAGAGTAGCACCCAGCTCGCTAACCAGCGTCACCTAGAAGCGATAAACTATGCGGCAAGGTTGAACAACCCTGCCCACATGCCTCAGGCAAATGGAGTGCCGAATGGGCCTCGAAACGGAATGGAAAACGGCCTGAAACACAGGCCAGTCATCGGGCACAACATCATGAACGGAAACAACGCCTACCACAAGGCGGCCATTCCCGCGCCGCGCGAAAAATACCCTTACCAAGCCTCCCCAGAGCTAAGGTACCTCCTCAGACCCACCGTCGAAAGATCACGCAGTCAAGAAGGACCAAGGACGAATGATTACACGAACGAGGACATGAATGGACCTTACAATTTCCGACAGCTGCTGCGTCCTGCCGAGTACCTACCGACTGAATCCCTCAGGAAACGAAAGGGCGGATTTTCGGTGAACGGTATTCCAATACCGAAACAAGCTCCTCCGGAAAAACACGTGAAGCGGAGAGCTCCCCTCGCCCCTAATAATCAACGGACTGCGAATGTCAAGTGA